The nucleotide sequence gaaaattatttttacaattttacgcTTAGCCTCTAAGAAACACTGACCTCTATGATAACAATGCGGATGGTAGGGATGGTATTTGTGAAGGAGACTTTTGTTCAACTTGCCTTTGTGGCGGAAGAGATGGGATTCAAGATCAACGAAAGGAAATCGAacattagggccttgacagacctgacgATTAGCCGACAGACGCTTTAGAGtatttatattcgaaataatggttaaactttattcccatcattttccactaaatcgtctctcggcttagaACTGCATTAGGGgtgggtggggcagtttcacccctaaattgcaaaatggattttatgactattttgcaaaaagatgataaacagaagtaaaactttgtatattctgtgaattacagttgggtttagggttaataaaaataataataataatcctttaatttcattggtctattgtggagaagatGATTTTACTTGACCGGCAGAATGCGTGAAAGTCCCCCGTTGCgaggaaatttcaagataaatatgagccaatttttgagaaagataaaacgtgtttataggaaccttgcgataccagaattgattaaatttactattttgaagtcttcttagactctaaaacctaaaaatataatcgaacaaaaattttataacagaatttgaacactaTTTAatgatacagagaaaataaaatatcgccaaagattttGAAGCCTATTTCTCATTGAATGAgcacttttctttaaatttttatacgaaagaaatgtcttttgtagtgctagGCCAATTCTGTACATTATTGGATCATTAcatcgccttagaacatgtattttttagtataacatttttataatattattttaaagtcttgaattattataatactaaaaaaaattacaatatcttgctgaaaacattctgaaaagatattataacaattaaatttatcattttcaagcacttaaaaaacacggaaagattattttttaaaatttttttaatgaacttttagaaaatactattttccataatttcgaactttatcgacaaaaacagctacaaaatgttttcaattatcattttaagttaattttgattgaaaaagtaaattgttacggcgttatcacacttgcacattaaaattttaatgtgattcacattaattgtcgcttgtgagcgtccaaatatgttatttgtgtctttgagtcacttaatatttggggtttttctattaattgataaagaagtggacttggcctgcaaaaataagtctaaatttacctaaagcataaatatttttcacataaaaaaatttaagagaaaatcgcattaattttcgcattaatgctataaataaatttatatcaaattttgcgggccaagtctacctttttatcaacaaatagatcaaattttgaatataaaatgattcaaacacacaaattacacatttggactctcaccagcaacaattaatgtgaatcatattaaaattttaatgtgcaagtgtgataacacagttagacatTGGAAACTTCTtcgtgtgcttgcatgaaactgcccctcacgaagtttcggaactcaaatcaaaattgtcagaaacgTCTTAaatttcattcaacgctaaatgccttataataaacataaaaccactagtaatttaatacaattatgttacttcgatagataagtgcaattggttcagaaattcttgaaaataaaatattacaaaatgtttcattttgatgcggttttataaaatcaattaaagaattcaaacgagaagcgtcacgaaattaattatttttataaacatgggtctcagttatctcttcaataacataaaggttttatcccattcctttcaaagggataagaagaatatgcaaaagttgaaactgccccgtcgttaaactaccccaccctcccctactatGGAAGATTGGAACTTTGAGGTGATCAAATACTTTAAATCCCTCGGTTCGGTTTTGACTGCGCGGAAAGTCAGGGTAAATGAGAGATTGACGGCGGGAAGTATGTTTTTACTCCCTCTGTGTTCCACTCAAGGAACGTCCATTGACCatcaaaaaccaaaataaacCGCATATTTGTGAAATCCATTGTCACATGATCTTAAAGAGCTACCGATGATTCGCACAGAAGAGAAGTCGCAACTGGTTTTCAAGACACGGATCCTACGTAGGATTTTTGGGAACCCTAAAATGAGTTGTACGGGAAACTCAACATTATGACTTCTATCCAGGCGAGAAGAATGAGCTGGCTGGATGCCTAATGAAAGAATATTCAGAGAACTTTGGGATTTAGAACTGGAGGGAAATGCTTGAGAGCCAAGTCATGATTCCATTCTAGAAGGAGATGAAAAGACGTAGTGGTAGATGTACTTGAAGAAGTGGATGTGATTTGATAATGGTAAGCGATTGCTGTGGATGTCCGACAGTGGAGCGGTACGGTGGCAGAGGCCTTGTCCCTCGCGATAtgcgggctttagacctaatgccgaaaatagacacaggctgatcctcgagattactcagctcgaaaaatttggcggtaaaggatcagcccaaactatcatacactgattAATTAGATGATACAATGATTAATTAGAgattacccaagaagcaaaatagctgccttataaaaCCAAGTATTatacaagtcttttagtgcactcttaaaagacttaaagtgagaaatttctgttgaaattcctgtagaagctcttaagatccttaagagtgcgccactttacttatagtaatctcagtgatggaaccaagaacgttataagcaaataaaaagatttttagttttataatgccttacttgggGAATTTTACAAGACTATATGTTCCCGCCATGAGTAGCGCGGGAAAGTGGCGCGCGCCAAATAATGTCGCTCAGTTGAGCGCTCTACTGGAATTGCGCAACTCCTCCCACTGTCCCAAGTCCCCGCCATAACACATTCCTTCTTCCTCACATCCGGCATCTTCATACCCTCTCTCTCTCCCAAAAATTTGCAAGTCAagtgtgttaaataaaaaagctCTGCCAAAAATCAAGTGTTTTATTAGTAAAAGTGGCTAGTGATTCCACCAAGTGATACCCCATACAACTGAGCATCATCAGAAGAGCGAATCCAAACATTTGTTGTCCCTTCTCACCGGACACTTAACCCTTTTTTGTGTCAATTCTCTTTACCAGGTGAGATCTGGAAGCACGAGGAAGTGCATTAAAGGGAGCTTTAGTTCTTATGGTTATTTTCCCTTTTAATTCAAGGTGAGATTGTGGAGCTTGTGAGAGATACAGTGAGGGCATTTAGAGGGCATTTGTCTAAAATCTTATTCCTTCCCTTTCAAGGTGAGCGAACGATATACACAAACATTTGTTGTCCCTTCTCACCGGACACTTAACCCTTTTTTGTGTCAATTCTCTTTACCAGGTGAGATCTGGAAGCACGAGGAAGTGCATTAAAGGGAGCTTTAGTTCTTATGGTTATTTTCCCTTTTAATTCAAGGTGAGATTGTGGAGCTTGTGAGAGATACAGTGAGGGCATTTAGAGGGCATTTGTCTAAAATCTTATTCCTTCCCTTTCAAGGTGAGCGAACGATATACACAAACATTTGTTGGTCCTTGTCGCCTACTTGCTTGAGGAAAAGCAGCCCTGAAACCAGCGCAGAATGAATCTCAACCCAATGAGCGTCAGAGGAGGTTATATAGGCACAATCACGAAATTGGAGAAATTTGTGGAGTCATGTTCTGATGGAGAATTCATCGCCACAACTCTCCACGCCTTGCAGAAGCAGCTTTCCAAACTCCAAAGTGCTCGTGAGAAATACATTGAAGTTCAAAGACAGATAATTGATCAGCAACCGACGGAATCCAAGAAGCAGCATGAGCAAGAAGCCTACGAAAATATTCTTGCAAAGTGTTCGGCTATCGAGACAAGATTGTCCGAGCTTATGGATGAAGTTCCTGAGGATACAATCAACACTTCACTCGATGAGATGCGTGACTTCATGAGGACATCCATGGAGGAGCAAGAGAAGAAGCATCAAGAACAGTTAACCCATCTTCTCGAGCAACTCAATTCTACGCTCAAGTCACAGGTGATTGAAAAACCAACTGTCTCAACTCAGGAACAGCTTCCAAGTGAGTTAGCCAATATTGTAAAAACTATTGCTGATACCACTGTAAAACAAAGTGCCTTAATAGAAAAGTTAACTACCTCCTCCCCCTCCTCTGCCAAAACCAATACAAAATTGCCTCAAATGTCCCTCCCAAAATTCTCGGGAAAATTTTCTGAGTGGATTGAGTTTAGAGACAACTTCGAATCCTCTATTATTAACCATGCTGGGTTGTCTCCTGTACAAAAATTCCAGTATCTTAAAAACTCACTTACTGATAGTGCCCGCTCAGAAATTAAACACCTTCCTATTACCAATGCGAACTTTGAGATTGCATGGGATGCTCTAAAGGAGAGATTTGAGAAGCCTTACAACATAATTATGGATCATATCCAGCAATTCAAATCCCTCCCATGTACCTCTTCGACAAATATTGAGCAATTGTCTCAGCTTTGCAATACTGCTTCAGAATCTGTTTCCGCTGTCAGGGCCCTAGGTGTTGAAAGTTTTGATCTTTGGTTAATCCATGACATCCTACTAAAGCTTGATGATGAACTCAAGATGTTGTGGAGCGAAGAATGTGATAAAGAATTGCCTGACtggaacaaattcattaaattcCTTTTCAAGAGAAGAGATAATTTGGTATCTAGTGGAATCAAAAATGTCCCTGCCTCATTCAAAACTAACAAGTCAGGACCTAATCGTAATAATACGAAGAAGTCGCCAACTGCATTGGTTGCAGCTAATGCTCAGACCTGTAAATGCTGTAATCTAGCTGCTCATCCGCTCTTCAAGTGCTCAAAGTTTCTGTCTCAGTCTCCAGATGAGCGCTTTCAATTGGTGAAGCAGTTGGGTCTTTGCAGAAACTGCATTACCGCCAATCATAATACAGCTCAATGTACTTACTACCCTTGCCGAAAATGCAATGCCCGCCACAACATACTGCTTCACGAGAAGTTCTCCAGCAATATTAACAGTCAGGCTCCTTCTGATAATCATTCTCTGACTGTTGCTCCACCTACTGGGAACTCTCGGCCCAATCTAAACAGTTTCCTGGACTCCTTGTCAGGGCCATCCTCCATCAATATCTCTCAGGCGAATGTCACGGCCGTCAAATCCCCCAAAGTATTCCTCGCGACCGCCATGGTAGATATTGTGAATTCTCAAGGAAGGAGGATATCTTGTCGCGCTATTTTAGATAGCGGCTCTCAAAGAAATATTATGTCGACAGCTCTGCAGCGTCAGCTGTGCCTTCCAAGTCGACATGCCACTTATTCCATGCAAGGCATTGGTGGTGCTCAATCATCGATTCATTCCGTTACGGAAGCCACTCTTCATTCCAAGACTTCGCCTTATTTCTATAACATGGAGTTCTTGGTTATTCCAAAAATCACGGGCGATCTCCCAAACTGGCCTGCGAGTCCCAAGCTTTTGTCTATCCCACCTGGAGTTCAGTTAGCGGATCCTGAGTGGTTTGTCCAAAAACCGGTGGATATTCTCATCGGTGGTGATACTTATTGGGACATCGTGCTTGATGGAAATATTCATTTGGGTGATGGTCTGCCTAAGCTTAAGCCGACTACTCTGGGCTACATTATTGTCGGCTGCCTTAATCCTGTTCCTCAAGTTCTCTGCAATCTATCAGCTGTCGAAACTTTGGATCAAACCCTTTCCCGTTTCTGGGAGGTGGAAGACATTCCAGATGATCCGCCTATTACCGATGAGCAACGTGCAGCAGAACTGCATTTTTCTTCAACTTACAAACGTTCCTCTGAAGGTCGATTTGTTGTACAACTTCCGTTCCGAAAGGATTCGGAAGGCCACATGCCAACTCTCGGGAGCTCTCGTTCTACAGCTGTGCGTCAATTACTTGCTCTCGAGAGGcgctttgagaaaaatcctgCCATGAAGGCTCTTTATATTGAAGTCATGAGAGATTATTTAGCCAGAGGATGGTTGGAACCTGTACCTCGAGACCAGCTAGGAAATTACTCCTACTATATGCCCCATCACGGAGTGCTGAAGGACTCGACGACCACGCGTTTGCGTGTCGTATACAATGCCAGTTCGAGAACTTCAAATGGGCTAAGTCTCAACGACATCCTCCTGGCTGGCCCAACTGTCCATCCAGATTTGTTCACTGTACTTTTGAGGTTCCGGAAGTTTGAGTATGCTGTTACGGCAGATATATCAAAGATGTATTTGCAGCTAGTCCTGTATCCTGAGCATGCTGAATTTCAACGCCTGGTCTTCAGAGAAAATGTGACTGAGCCCATCAGGGATTATAGAATTCCAAGAGTGTGTTTTGGAGTCAAGTCCTCACCATTCTTAGCCACGAGGGCCTTGGTCCAACTGGCAGATGATCATCAGGTTTCTCACCCCTTGGCTTCCGCCATTATCAAAAACTGTTTCTACGTTGATGATTGTATTTATTCATCTGAGTCACTAGCTGAAGCAAAGGAAATACAGTCTCAACTGGTGGAGGTCTTGGATCAGGCTGGATTTGTGCTCGCCAAGTGGAATTCTAATAGCCCTCATTTTGAACCCTCCTCACTTTTGGACTCAGAACAAATCATCTTTCACTCTCACGATGCCACTAAAACTTTGGGAATCCAATGGAATGCCAGGTCGGACGTGTTCAAGTTCGTATCGCCAATTTCGTCAGTACCAGTCATTGATACGAAACGAGGAATAGCTTCTGCTGTTGCCAAGATCTTTGACCCACTTGGGCTGATCAGTCCAGTTGTCATTATAGCTAAAATTCTACTACAAGAACTTCACAGGGCAAAGATTGGTTGGGATTCGGAGATTCCTTCTGAGCATCTTCAAAAATGGAAGTACTTCGTCCAACAGCTTCAATCAGTGCAGGACATTGAGATTCCTCGGTGGATTATGCAGAAATCCACGCTTTCCCAAATTGAACTTCATGGATTTTGTGATTCTAGCACCAAAGCCTATGGTGCTGCTATTTATTTCATCGGGCGTGATGAATCAGGAAAGGGAACTTCAGCTCTCATCGTTGCCAAGTCCAGAGTAGCACCGATTGAAACCCAAACCATTCCACGTCTCGAGCTCTGTGGTGCAGTTCTCTTAGCAGAACTCATGCtaaaaatcaaagacattttccttccagacaaaatatatttttggacCGATTCTACAATTGTTTTGGGATGGATCAATTCCCCACCTGATGCTTATAAAGTCTTTGTTGCCAAGCGTGTAcgaaggattttgaaaattacgAAGCCTGAACAATGGAACCACGTGCCTACTAATCTAAACCCTGCTGATCTGATCTCCAGAGGCTCCTATCCAGCTCAACTTGCTGCTTTATCTCTCTGGTGGAATGGTCCTCCTTATCTCTTGGGGTGTCAATCTGCGTGGCCCATA is from Phlebotomus papatasi isolate M1 chromosome 1, Ppap_2.1, whole genome shotgun sequence and encodes:
- the LOC129798294 gene encoding uncharacterized protein LOC129798294 encodes the protein MNLNPMSVRGGYIGTITKLEKFVESCSDGEFIATTLHALQKQLSKLQSAREKYIEVQRQIIDQQPTESKKQHEQEAYENILAKCSAIETRLSELMDEVPEDTINTSLDEMRDFMRTSMEEQEKKHQEQLTHLLEQLNSTLKSQVIEKPTVSTQEQLPSELANIVKTIADTTVKQSALIEKLTTSSPSSAKTNTKLPQMSLPKFSGKFSEWIEFRDNFESSIINHAGLSPVQKFQYLKNSLTDSARSEIKHLPITNANFEIAWDALKERFEKPYNIIMDHIQQFKSLPCTSSTNIEQLSQLCNTASESVSAVRALGVESFDLWLIHDILLKLDDELKMLWSEECDKELPDWNKFIKFLFKRRDNLVSSGIKNVPASFKTNKSGPNRNNTKKSPTALVAANAQTCKCCNLAAHPLFKCSKFLSQSPDERFQLVKQLGLCRNCITANHNTAQCTYYPCRKCNARHNILLHEKFSSNINSQAPSDNHSLTVAPPTGNSRPNLNSFLDSLSGPSSINISQANVTAVKSPKVFLATAMVDIVNSQGRRISCRAILDSGSQRNIMSTALQRQLCLPSRHATYSMQGIGGAQSSIHSVTEATLHSKTSPYFYNMEFLVIPKITGDLPNWPASPKLLSIPPGVQLADPEWFVQKPVDILIGGDTYWDIVLDGNIHLGDGLPKLKPTTLGYIIVGCLNPVPQVLCNLSAVETLDQTLSRFWEVEDIPDDPPITDEQRAAELHFSSTYKRSSEGRFVVQLPFRKDSEGHMPTLGSSRSTAVRQLLALERRFEKNPAMKALYIEVMRDYLARGWLEPVPRDQLGNYSYYMPHHGVLKDSTTTRLRVVYNASSRTSNGLSLNDILLAGPTVHPDLFTVLLRFRKFEYAVTADISKMYLQLVLYPEHAEFQRLVFRENVTEPIRDYRIPRVCFGVKSSPFLATRALVQLADDHQVSHPLASAIIKNCFYVDDCIYSSESLAEAKEIQSQLVEVLDQAGFVLAKWNSNSPHFEPSSLLDSEQIIFHSHDATKTLGIQWNARSDVFKFVSPISSVPVIDTKRGIASAVAKIFDPLGLISPVVIIAKILLQELHRAKIGWDSEIPSEHLQKWKYFVQQLQSVQDIEIPRWIMQKSTLSQIELHGFCDSSTKAYGAAIYFIGRDESGKGTSALIVAKSRVAPIETQTIPRLELCGAVLLAELMLKIKDIFLPDKIYFWTDSTIVLGWINSPPDAYKVFVAKRVRRILKITKPEQWNHVPTNLNPADLISRGSYPAQLAALSLWWNGPPYLLGCQSAWPINPTSSLAPEPEDSKQISLPIEIIEDSFFPGWIQTVSSLRKLQFRMAYILRFIHNLKNPKNWRRGPVSVEELESALRKLIFLDQFHHFPEVMRSLQRGRQIPAPWKFLNSLSPFLDTEGILRVGGRLQRSEESFAVKHPILLPKTKPQELIGAREHNLQLHAAPSLLLASLRQKYWPISGRSLSRKIVRRCVTCIRARPRPLEQMMGSLPPHRVTYQRPFHATAVDYAGPLLYKTSNLRTAKTAKAYICLFVCLSVKAIHLELVSDLTTDAFLAAFRRFVGRRSAPRHLYSDCGTNFVGAHRELAKIYKDRSHLASVTADLGVIWHFNPPGAPHQGGLWEAGVKSVKFHLGRVLGHSPRTFEEVMTILCQIEGLLNSRPLCALSEDPADSDFLTPGHFLVGGPLNSLPDPSVLHVPENRLSRWQACQKRTQEFAERWRREYLNTLNQRTKWKFPCPNLEVGDIVITLDDAASSWILGKIENVHPGLDGLVRVVSVRTSKGTYKRPITKLAKIPIGEAAGLPSSPGEDVPAMSSAGKWRAPNNVAQLSALLELRNSSHCPKSPP